From Streptomyces sp. NBC_01460, a single genomic window includes:
- a CDS encoding Fpg/Nei family DNA glycosylase encodes MPEGHTIHRLAADHHERFAGGPVRVSSPQGKFSDSAALLDGRTLTGVDAHGKHLFLGFEGEVWVHIHLGLFGKLGFGTVPAPPPTDTVRMRLLNAAHHADLRGPTTCALITGPEKRAIHDRLGPDPLRGDEDGERAWQRISRSRVTVAALLMDQKVVAGVGNVYRAEVLFRHGIDPYRPGKDLSRGEWDAIWSDLGALMREGVRNNRIDTVRPEHLPGAMGRPPRVDDHGGEVYVYRRARQACHICGTEIRTADLAARNLFWCPACQPSVPGR; translated from the coding sequence GTGCCCGAGGGGCATACGATCCACCGCCTTGCCGCGGACCACCACGAGCGGTTCGCGGGCGGACCGGTGCGGGTGAGCAGCCCCCAGGGGAAGTTCTCCGACAGCGCGGCCCTGCTGGACGGCCGGACCCTCACCGGCGTCGACGCCCACGGCAAACACCTCTTCCTGGGCTTCGAGGGCGAGGTCTGGGTCCACATCCACCTGGGCCTCTTCGGCAAGCTCGGCTTCGGGACGGTTCCCGCGCCGCCGCCCACCGACACGGTCCGGATGCGGCTGCTCAACGCAGCCCACCACGCCGACCTGCGCGGCCCCACGACCTGCGCCCTGATCACCGGCCCCGAGAAGCGCGCGATACACGACCGCCTCGGTCCGGATCCGCTGCGCGGCGACGAGGACGGCGAGCGCGCCTGGCAGCGGATCTCCCGCAGCCGCGTCACCGTCGCCGCCCTGCTGATGGACCAGAAGGTCGTCGCGGGCGTCGGCAACGTCTACCGCGCGGAGGTCCTCTTCCGGCACGGGATCGACCCGTACCGCCCGGGCAAGGACCTCTCGCGGGGCGAGTGGGACGCGATCTGGAGCGACCTCGGCGCGCTCATGCGCGAGGGGGTGCGGAACAACCGCATCGACACGGTCCGCCCCGAGCACCTGCCCGGGGCGATGGGCCGGCCCCCGCGCGTCGACGACCACGGCGGCGAGGTGTACGTCTACCGGCGGGCCAGGCAGGCGTGCCACATCTGCGGCACCGAGATCCGTACGGCGGACCTGGCGGCCCGCAACCTCTTCTGGTGCCCGGCCTGCCAGCCGTCCGTACCGGGCCGGTAG
- a CDS encoding acyltransferase family protein: MSQAPSEIQRAPITPESRESEPRHEQTLTATGAPSRTAGTAPAGTAAPAPAKRRDAYFDNVKYLAIVLVAVAHAWEPVMDGSRTARALYMVVYSFHMPAFILVSGYFSRSFDMSPAKVKRLVTGVAVPYVLFETAYSLFKRYAGGEGDAPITLLDPLFLTWFLIALFIWRVTTPIWQSLRHPLPVALAIAALASVTPGIGDDLDLQRVCQLLPFFVLGLLMKPEHFQMIRRREVRLAAVPVFAGTLLFAYWAAPRMQLGWFYRSNSAQEMDFPWWAGVVMTLAMFGCALVLTVAFLSWVPRRHMWFTALGAGTICGYLLHGFLVRGADYYDLVDRYEWLTGPVGLVVVSLVAAAAVTLLCTPPVRRVMRFATEPDMNWAFRSRSPAKR, from the coding sequence ATGTCCCAAGCTCCGAGCGAAATTCAGAGGGCCCCGATCACCCCGGAGAGCCGGGAGTCGGAGCCGAGACACGAGCAGACCCTGACGGCCACGGGGGCCCCTTCCCGCACCGCTGGGACCGCTCCGGCCGGCACCGCCGCACCCGCACCGGCCAAGCGCCGTGACGCGTACTTCGACAATGTGAAGTACCTCGCGATCGTGCTCGTCGCCGTGGCGCACGCGTGGGAGCCGGTGATGGACGGCAGCCGCACGGCCCGAGCGCTGTACATGGTCGTGTACTCGTTCCACATGCCGGCGTTCATCCTTGTCTCCGGGTACTTCTCCCGGTCGTTCGACATGAGCCCCGCCAAGGTCAAGCGACTCGTCACCGGCGTCGCGGTGCCCTATGTGCTCTTCGAGACCGCGTACTCGCTCTTCAAGCGGTACGCCGGCGGTGAGGGTGACGCCCCCATCACCCTGCTCGACCCGCTGTTCCTCACCTGGTTCCTGATCGCCCTGTTCATCTGGCGCGTCACCACACCGATCTGGCAGTCGCTGCGGCATCCGCTGCCGGTCGCGCTCGCCATCGCGGCGCTCGCCTCGGTGACGCCGGGCATCGGTGACGACCTCGATCTGCAGCGCGTCTGCCAGCTGCTGCCCTTCTTCGTGCTCGGCCTGCTGATGAAGCCCGAGCACTTCCAGATGATCCGGCGGCGCGAGGTGCGCCTGGCCGCCGTCCCGGTGTTCGCCGGAACCCTGCTCTTCGCCTACTGGGCCGCACCGCGCATGCAGCTCGGCTGGTTCTACCGGAGCAACAGCGCCCAGGAGATGGACTTCCCCTGGTGGGCGGGGGTCGTGATGACCCTGGCGATGTTCGGATGCGCCCTGGTCCTCACGGTCGCCTTCCTCTCCTGGGTGCCGCGCCGGCACATGTGGTTCACCGCGCTGGGAGCGGGGACGATCTGCGGCTACCTGCTGCACGGCTTCCTCGTGCGGGGTGCCGACTACTACGACCTGGTCGACCGGTACGAGTGGCTGACGGGCCCCGTGGGACTGGTCGTCGTCTCCCTCGTCGCGGCGGCCGCCGTGACCCTCCTCTGCACTCCCCCGGTCCGGCGTGTGATGCGCTTCGCCACCGAACCGGACATGAATTGGGCGTTCCGCAGCAGGAGCCCCGCCAAGCGCTGA
- a CDS encoding GNAT family N-acetyltransferase, giving the protein MTTELRVLSAAEWDAWFGCLELAFGGVPFAPESRAMYAALAEPERAIAHWDGADCVGTAGAYSFRLTLPGGAAVPAAGVTGVSVSTTHRRQGLLTSMMRRQLDDVRSWGEPLAVLLASEPEIYGRFGYGAATAEMSLRIDTSRVRLALPPGTDGVRVRRSSPEQALDACEAVYGRLAAARPGTPLRRPGWERMPVNDPESRRHGGSPLQCVLAERDGEVTGYVTYHLRPAWDDAGPKGTVAVRDLAALDPASYAALWRFLFGIDLTSAVECHNRPADDAVLRLVSDVRRCEVRLRDGMYVRLVEVGAALEARGYRAPVDVVLDVEDAFCPWNEGRWRLTADAKGAATCRRTDDEAELALSVSSLGSAYLGGVSLTALASAGLVRELRAGALSEASLAFSTDVQPWCPHGF; this is encoded by the coding sequence ATGACTACGGAACTGCGGGTGCTGTCGGCGGCGGAATGGGATGCCTGGTTCGGCTGTCTCGAGTTGGCGTTCGGTGGCGTTCCGTTCGCGCCCGAGAGCCGCGCGATGTACGCCGCCCTGGCCGAGCCGGAGCGCGCGATCGCCCACTGGGACGGCGCCGACTGCGTGGGGACGGCCGGGGCGTACAGCTTCCGGCTGACCTTGCCCGGCGGGGCCGCGGTGCCGGCCGCGGGAGTCACGGGGGTGAGCGTCTCCACGACCCATCGCAGGCAGGGGCTGCTGACGTCGATGATGCGGCGCCAGCTGGACGACGTCCGCTCCTGGGGCGAGCCGCTCGCGGTGCTGCTGGCCTCGGAGCCCGAGATCTACGGGCGGTTCGGCTACGGCGCCGCCACGGCCGAGATGAGCCTGAGGATCGACACCTCCCGGGTCCGCCTCGCGCTGCCCCCGGGCACGGACGGGGTGCGGGTGCGCCGGTCGTCCCCGGAGCAGGCGCTCGACGCCTGCGAGGCGGTGTACGGGCGGCTCGCGGCGGCCCGGCCCGGCACGCCCCTGCGCCGGCCCGGCTGGGAGCGGATGCCGGTGAACGACCCGGAGAGCAGGCGGCACGGCGGCTCCCCGCTGCAGTGCGTCCTCGCGGAGCGGGACGGCGAGGTGACGGGATACGTCACCTACCACCTCAGGCCCGCCTGGGACGATGCCGGACCGAAGGGCACGGTGGCGGTGCGGGACCTGGCGGCGCTGGATCCCGCGTCGTACGCGGCGCTGTGGCGCTTCCTCTTCGGGATCGATCTGACCTCGGCCGTCGAGTGTCACAACCGGCCGGCGGACGACGCCGTGCTCCGGCTGGTCTCCGACGTCCGGCGCTGCGAGGTGCGGCTGCGGGACGGGATGTACGTGCGGCTGGTCGAGGTGGGCGCGGCGCTGGAGGCGCGGGGCTACCGGGCTCCGGTGGACGTGGTGCTGGACGTGGAGGACGCCTTCTGCCCGTGGAACGAGGGGCGTTGGCGGCTGACCGCCGACGCGAAGGGTGCGGCCACGTGCCGGCGGACGGACGACGAGGCCGAACTGGCCCTGTCGGTGTCCTCGTTGGGATCCGCCTACCTCGGCGGGGTGTCGCTGACGGCGCTGGCCTCGGCGGGGCTGGTGCGGGAGCTGCGGGCGGGCGCGCTGTCCGAGGCCTCCCTGGCGTTCTCCACGGACGTGCAGCCGTGGTGCCCGCACGGGTTCTGA
- a CDS encoding cation:proton antiporter: MGGAFLAAAVLARVGGRIGLPTIPLFILAGILLGPHTPGVVLLDDPHDLEMLSALGLVLLLFYLGLEFHLDDLKKGGRKMALAGGTYLALNVGAGLGFGFALGWGTSEALVLAGVLGISSSAIVTKVLVDLGRIGDPETRPILGIIVVEDVFLALYLAALQPILSGADSLGAAVLDGGKAFGFLLLLALMARFGTKLVGKLMNTKDDELLVISFLGVAVFVAGVSEWFGVADAIGAFMVGLMLGSTTSGARILKLVHPLRDAFGAIFFFAFGLSINPGDLPSVLWPVLAAVAVTVAMNVFAGLATARIYAFGPKATANISTTLLARGEFALILATMAAGAGLDERLSPFIAGYVLLLAVLSPLAAGRSHWLARILPGGRTQDQEAGKEAVPV; encoded by the coding sequence ATGGGGGGCGCCTTCCTCGCCGCCGCCGTGCTCGCCCGCGTCGGCGGGCGCATCGGGCTGCCGACCATTCCCCTGTTCATCCTGGCCGGGATCCTGCTCGGCCCGCACACACCCGGGGTCGTCCTCCTCGACGATCCTCACGACCTGGAGATGCTCTCCGCGCTCGGCCTGGTGCTGCTGCTCTTCTACCTCGGCCTCGAGTTCCACCTGGACGACCTGAAGAAGGGCGGGCGCAAGATGGCGCTCGCCGGCGGCACCTATCTCGCCCTGAACGTCGGCGCCGGTCTCGGCTTCGGCTTCGCACTGGGCTGGGGCACCTCGGAAGCGCTGGTGCTGGCCGGTGTGCTCGGCATCTCGTCCTCGGCCATCGTCACGAAGGTCCTGGTCGACCTCGGCCGGATCGGCGATCCGGAGACCCGGCCGATCCTCGGCATCATCGTCGTCGAGGACGTCTTCCTCGCCCTCTACCTCGCCGCGCTGCAGCCGATCCTGTCCGGCGCGGACAGCCTCGGGGCGGCGGTGCTGGACGGCGGCAAGGCCTTCGGCTTCCTGCTGCTGCTCGCCCTGATGGCCCGGTTCGGCACGAAGCTCGTCGGCAAGCTGATGAACACGAAGGACGACGAGCTCCTCGTCATCTCCTTCCTCGGTGTCGCCGTCTTCGTGGCCGGGGTCTCGGAGTGGTTCGGGGTGGCCGACGCGATCGGCGCGTTCATGGTCGGCCTGATGCTGGGCAGCACCACCTCGGGCGCCCGCATCCTGAAGCTGGTGCACCCGCTGCGGGACGCGTTCGGCGCGATCTTCTTCTTCGCCTTCGGACTCTCCATCAACCCGGGCGACCTGCCCAGCGTGCTGTGGCCGGTGCTGGCCGCCGTCGCGGTGACCGTGGCGATGAACGTCTTCGCCGGGTTGGCCACGGCCAGGATCTACGCCTTCGGCCCGAAGGCGACGGCGAACATCTCCACCACCCTGCTGGCACGGGGTGAGTTCGCGCTGATCCTCGCCACGATGGCGGCGGGCGCGGGCCTGGACGAACGGCTCTCGCCGTTCATCGCCGGGTACGTGCTCCTGCTCGCGGTCCTGTCACCGCTGGCGGCCGGCCGCTCGCACTGGCTCGCCCGGATCCTGCCCGGGGGGCGTACGCAGGACCAGGAGGCCGGGAAAGAGGCGGTCCCGGTCTGA
- a CDS encoding PP2C family protein-serine/threonine phosphatase, with protein MARRRGAETYPARWRRSMHRARIALRRSGVDYFRGDGSDWIALAGLLIVIPVITCVTLLNPVWCSPTALALPIVAGGLLLRPASLLSLYATAAAALIVESVALGPYADGPARVTPGTVLVVAACGFFGLVLAQFRARVGVPWRRGGTMLFDLRERIRVQSALPRLPEGWHREMALRPAGGQSFSGDFVVAARTNGGRTLEVVLTDVSGKGMDAGSRALLLSGAFGGLLGSLPPHGFLPAANGYLLRQDWDEGFATSIHLVLDLESGDYELLSAGHPPALQLHAGNGLWEEMAAEGPLLGVYDGAEFDAVKGSLEPGDVLMLFTDGLVEASDRDIADGIDRLTGEADRYVATSFEGAAWHLIEACAKDVNDDRALLLLSRRA; from the coding sequence ATGGCCCGTCGCAGAGGAGCAGAGACCTACCCCGCCCGGTGGCGAAGATCGATGCACCGGGCGCGCATCGCGCTGCGCAGGTCCGGCGTCGACTACTTCCGGGGTGACGGTTCCGACTGGATAGCCCTGGCCGGTCTGCTGATCGTCATTCCGGTGATCACCTGCGTCACCCTGCTCAACCCCGTCTGGTGTTCCCCGACCGCCCTCGCCCTGCCGATCGTCGCCGGCGGTCTGCTGCTGCGGCCGGCCAGCCTGCTGAGTCTCTACGCGACCGCGGCCGCCGCCCTGATCGTGGAGTCCGTAGCCCTCGGCCCCTACGCCGACGGGCCCGCCCGGGTCACACCGGGCACCGTCCTGGTCGTCGCGGCCTGCGGCTTCTTCGGGCTGGTCCTGGCCCAGTTCCGGGCCAGGGTCGGGGTGCCGTGGCGGCGCGGCGGCACGATGCTCTTCGACCTGCGCGAGCGGATCCGGGTCCAGAGCGCCCTGCCGCGGCTGCCCGAGGGCTGGCACCGCGAGATGGCGCTCCGCCCGGCGGGAGGCCAGTCCTTCTCCGGGGACTTCGTCGTCGCCGCCCGCACCAACGGCGGACGCACCCTGGAAGTGGTGCTCACCGACGTCTCCGGCAAGGGCATGGACGCGGGCTCCCGGGCCCTCCTGCTGTCCGGCGCCTTCGGCGGCCTCCTGGGCTCCCTGCCGCCGCACGGCTTCCTGCCGGCCGCCAACGGCTATCTGCTGCGCCAGGACTGGGACGAGGGATTCGCCACGTCGATCCACCTCGTCCTCGACCTGGAGTCCGGCGACTACGAACTCCTCTCGGCCGGCCATCCGCCCGCCCTGCAACTGCACGCCGGAAACGGCCTGTGGGAGGAGATGGCCGCCGAGGGCCCGCTGCTGGGGGTGTACGACGGGGCGGAGTTCGACGCGGTGAAGGGATCGCTGGAGCCCGGGGACGTCCTGATGCTCTTCACGGACGGCCTGGTGGAGGCGTCCGACCGGGACATCGCCGACGGCATCGACCGGCTGACCGGCGAGGCCGACCGCTACGTCGCGACGAGCTTCGAAGGCGCCGCCTGGCATCTGATCGAGGCCTGCGCGAAGGACGTCAACGACGACCGTGCGCTGCTGCTGCTGTCCCGGCGTGCCTGA
- a CDS encoding ribose-5-phosphate isomerase, with the protein MRVYLGSDHAGLELKNHLVEWLTAHGHEAVDCGPHIYDAQDDYPPFCLRAAERTAADKGSLGIVIGGSGNGEQIAANKVKGVRAALAWSEQTAALGREHNDANVVAIGGRMHTVEESTRFVEIFLDTPYSGEERHTRRIDMLTAYENTGELPPIPAHHPQQG; encoded by the coding sequence ATGCGCGTGTACCTCGGCTCCGACCATGCCGGCCTCGAACTGAAGAACCACCTCGTCGAGTGGCTCACCGCCCACGGCCACGAGGCCGTCGACTGCGGTCCCCACATCTACGACGCCCAGGACGACTATCCGCCGTTCTGCCTCCGCGCCGCCGAACGGACGGCCGCGGACAAGGGCAGCCTCGGCATCGTCATCGGCGGCTCGGGCAACGGCGAGCAGATCGCCGCGAACAAGGTCAAGGGCGTCCGCGCCGCGCTCGCCTGGAGCGAGCAGACCGCCGCGCTCGGCCGGGAGCACAACGACGCCAACGTCGTGGCCATCGGCGGCCGGATGCACACGGTGGAGGAGTCCACCCGGTTCGTCGAGATCTTCCTCGACACCCCGTACTCGGGTGAGGAGCGCCACACCCGGCGCATCGACATGCTCACGGCGTACGAGAACACCGGCGAGCTCCCCCCGATCCCGGCCCACCACCCGCAGCAGGGCTGA
- a CDS encoding HD domain-containing protein, whose translation MPTPHLTLAQVESIAREAHRGQTDKAGRPYAEHLAAVAEGVRIRGGDEEQIAAAWLHDAVEDGAVSRQWLDEAPLPRRTKEMVLAVTKRDGEDLFTYTGRILATPGALLIKESDLAHNADPDRLAVLEPATRTRLTEKYAQVRGLLGLDGGVRPTDRRDPANPVTG comes from the coding sequence ATGCCGACCCCGCATCTGACCCTGGCCCAGGTGGAATCGATCGCCCGCGAGGCCCATCGCGGGCAGACCGACAAGGCGGGGCGCCCGTACGCCGAGCATCTGGCCGCGGTGGCCGAAGGCGTACGGATCCGGGGCGGCGACGAGGAGCAGATCGCCGCCGCCTGGCTGCACGACGCGGTCGAGGACGGTGCGGTGTCCCGGCAGTGGCTGGACGAGGCCCCGCTGCCCCGGCGGACCAAAGAAATGGTCCTCGCCGTCACCAAGCGGGACGGCGAGGACCTCTTCACGTACACCGGGCGGATTCTCGCCACGCCCGGCGCGCTGCTGATCAAGGAGTCGGATCTCGCGCACAACGCGGACCCGGACCGGCTGGCGGTCCTGGAGCCGGCCACCCGTACCCGGCTGACCGAGAAGTATGCGCAGGTGCGCGGCCTGTTGGGACTCGACGGGGGCGTGAGGCCCACGGACCGGCGGGATCCAGCCAACCCCGTGACGGGCTGA